The stretch of DNA TCCTGATGTTAAGGTAGATAAAAAATCTGGTGAGAAAGTTAAGGATGGAGCAGGGGCTGTAGTAGATGGAATAATAGAAACAGGGGCAGAATATAAGACTTTTGAGACAATAGGTAATACTATGCGTGAGGTGTCTGTTAAATACGGTACGCTTGGGCCAGAAGGACCTGGGCAATTTATAATGGTTGATCAAAAATATGCAAAAGTATCAAATTTTTTCACTAAAAATGCAGACTCAATGGCAGGAAAATTTGAAACCTTAGGAAAAATAGGTACGGGACTTACAGTTGCAAATTTTATAACAAGCACATATAAAGATGTGAAAGATGGATATGGTGTTGGGCAGGCGATTTTAAAGAATGGATTAACTACAGGTGGTAGTATTGCACTTAGTGCTGGAGTAGGAGCTTTACTTGCAACTTCAGGTTTGCCAGTTGTAATGACTGTAGGTCTGATTGCTGCTGGTTCATATATAGGTTCTAAGATTGGCGAAGCTGTATATTATTCTGTGTTGGGTGCGGGCAACGAGGTTGAGCAGAATGAGGAATCAAAAAAATATTGGTATGATGGTTTCCATTCTATACCTTACCCTGAAAAGTATGATTATAACTATGGATATTAAAA from Tissierellales bacterium encodes:
- a CDS encoding T7SS effector LXG polymorphic toxin; translation: DVEEKYLNLTTFDGIKGETAEAIKEDTGKFALVAIEHALSVFEAYKRKAKEYKDNYSNIDSGFAVFSRDDFDKIDREIRNSRRLIQEVSNNVNRIIIGIDSIASVNIPNSHNIISAHNRMLEELQEIIRDVEECEQLDDEFKNVEESINVLLDFLRAKDPGTLENNFDAMVGYTKGYFPDVKVDKKSGEKVKDGAGAVVDGIIETGAEYKTFETIGNTMREVSVKYGTLGPEGPGQFIMVDQKYAKVSNFFTKNADSMAGKFETLGKIGTGLTVANFITSTYKDVKDGYGVGQAILKNGLTTGGSIALSAGVGALLATSGLPVVMTVGLIAAGSYIGSKIGEAVYYSVLGAGNEVEQNEESKKYWYDGFHSIPYPEKYDYNYGY